CCTTCTTCGTGGCGCAAGAAGTGGGCAAGCGCATGCTGGCGCGCGCCAAGGGCACGGCACCGGGCACCTACATCGGTGGGCGCATCATCAACATCGCTTCAGCTGCCGCGCTCAAGGTCATGCCGCAGATCGGCACTTACTGCATGAGCAAGATCGCGGTGGTGCAGATGACGAAGGCCATGGCGCTCGAATGGGGCCGTTTCGGCATCAACGTGAACGCGCTGTGCCCGGGCTACATCACCACGGAGCTCAACGAGGAGCACTGGAGCACCGAAGGTGGTGCCAAGCTGGTCAACATGCTGCCGCGCAAGCGCGTGGGCAAGCCCGAGGACCTGGACGGCCTGATCGTGCTGCTGGCCAGCGGCCAGAGCCACTTCGTGAACGGCGCCGTCATCGCGGCCGACGACGGGTTCTCGCTCTGAGTCCGCGGGCTTGGGTCGGCATTGCGGCCGGGCTGGCTGCGGGTGCGCTCTGGGGCCTGACCTTCGTGGCGCCGCGCATGGTGGGTCACTTCGGCATGGTGGACATCACGGCCTCGCGTTTCGCGGTGTTCGGCGCGGTCTCTGCCCTGGCCGTGTTCGCGCGGCCGTCTGCGGTGCGCTGGCCGAGCGGGCGGCAGGCGCTCGCGGCCCTGGGGCTCAGCGTGCTGGGCTTTACTGGTTACTACCTGCTGCTGGCCTTCGGCATCGAGGCGGCGGGCACCGAGGTGCCCAGCCTCATCATCGGCACGATCCCTGTCTGGATGATGTTGCTGGGCCGGCCCGTCGGCCTGCAGATGCGCGCGCTGCTGCCGGGGCTGCTGCTCACAGGCGCGGGCATCGCGCTGATGATCTACGGCGCATGGTCCGCGCAGCACGGCGCAGGCAGTGGCGGCGCTCGCTTCGGCTGGGGCATCGCATTGGCCCTGGCCGCAATGGCAAGCTGGACGGTGTACGGCCTGCTCAACGCCGCCTGGCTGCAGCGCCACACCGAGCTCAACGCAACCGACTGGGCCAACTGGCTCGGCGTGGCGACCGGCCTGGGCGCCTTGCTGCTGTGGCTGGTCGCGGGCAGCGACGTGGCCACTCTGAAGGCACAGCCCGACGGCATGCTGTTCGTGTGGATCGCGCTGGCGAGCGGCTTCGGCTCGTCGTGGCTGGCGACCATCCTCTGGAACGTCGCGAGCCAGCGCCTGTCCGCCAGCCTGTGCGGCCAACTGATCGTCAGCGAGACGCTGTTCGCGCTGTTCTATTCCTTCGTCTGGGACGGCCGCTGGCCGCAGGCCGCCGAGTGGGCGGCGGCGCTGCTGTTCGTGCTGGGCATCCTCGCATCCATCAAGGCGCACCGATGAGAATCGAAATCCCCGAAAAGAAAAAGCTCGTGTATGAGACGTCGATCCCGATCCGCTGGGGCGACATGGATGCAATGGGCCACCTGAACAACGGCACCTACTTCCGCTACCTCGAAACCGCGCGCATCGACTGGATGCACTCCATCGGCTTCGAGCCCGAGCCGAGCGGCGAGGGCATGGTGATCGTCAACGCCTTCTGCAATTTCTACCGCCAGATCGAATACCCGGGCAACGTGCTGCTCAAGATGTACGTGAGCGACCCCGGCCGCACCACCTTCGAGAGCTGGGGCATCATGGCTCGCGAGGAAGAACCCGACGTGATCTGCGCGGCCGGAGGCGCGACCACCATCTGGGTCGACTTTCCGAAGCAGAAGGCGCTGGCGCTGCCAGACTGGCTGCGTGCGCTGGTGAGCGAGTGAGCTGCGGTCCGATGAAGCGGAAGCTCCTGGCGTTAACGCTCCTGGCATTGCTCGCCACCGGCAGCCATGCCCAGAAGACCCCACCCGGCAAGAACGAATGTGCAGCCAATGCGCCGTATCTGAGCGCCGAGGCGCTGAAGAAGGCCGGGCTTGAACTCCCCGCATTCAAGCGCTATTGCTACACCGACAAGTCGGGCAGCTACGTCTTGCTGCTCGGCGAGAAGCAGGACGAGCCATACGCCGGGGAACTGCTGTCCTCGGCCATCCAGGCCTCGCTCTACAAGGTGGGCGGCGACAACACCTTGACCCGTGAATGGTCGATCCGCGACTTCGCCAACAAGGACGAGGCCGGCGTCAACTTTCGCTCGAAGCTCATCGAACTCGCGGACATCGACGGCGACGGGCTGGTCGACCCGATCCTCGTGTATCGCTTCTTCAACCCCGTTGACTCCGATCACATCGACAACGACGACTACGTGGGGCGCATCAAGATCGTCACTTTCCATCTGGGCCGCAAGGCGACGATCCACGCCATCACCGGCCACCTGGACGGTGATCGGAAGACCACGGCCAATGACAACTACTTTGCGTTGCCCAAGCCGGTGCAGCGGCATCTCGTGAAGAAGATGAAGGCGATGTACGACGCCGAGCAGTTCGGCTTCGACAACTCCTACGACTTTGTGCCGAAAAGGGAAACCGCCCGCCGCTGAGGAGGCTCAGGCCGGCCGCAGCACGATGCGCGCCTCGAAGCCGTGCGCCGCACCCACGGGCGGCGACGAGAGTTCGAGCTTTGCGCCGTGCTTCTCGACGATGGTGCCCACGATCGAAATGCCCAGACCATAGCCCGCGCGGTCGGAGCTGTGGCGCACGTGGCGCTCGCGCAGGGTTTCGAGCTGCGCGGGGGTAACGCCGTGGCCGGTGTCGCGCACGGCCAGGGTGCAAGGCGCCATCACCTCGATGACGACGCGGCCGCCGCCGTAGCGCAGCGCGTTCTCCACCAGGTTGCGCAGGGCAATTGCGAGCGCATCGACGTCGCCGAGGGCCAGTGGCACGACGCTGTCGGGTACCTTGAGCATGAGTCGCTCGGCATTCTGCGGGTCTTGCCAGAACTCCTGCGCCACGGTGCCGGCAAGCTGCACCAGGTCGACCCGCGTGCGCGCGAGCGAGGCGCCCGATTCCGCGCGCGACAGCTGCAGCAGCTTCTCGGTGCGGTGGCTGAGGGTACGCAGCGCATCGAGCGCGGCCTGCACGTCGTTGCGCTGCAGGTCGTGCTCCAGCGCGGTCTGCAGCCGCAGGCGGGCGGCGGCGAGCGGCGTGCGCAGCTCGTGCGCGGCATTGGCCGCCAGGGCGCGCTCCACGTCGAGCGAGTGCGACAGCCGCTCCAGCAGCCGGTTGACGTGGTCGCCGACAGTGCGCAGCTCCTTGGGCAACCCGCCGGGCAGGGCGATCGGGCTCAGGTCGGCGCCGCTGCGCTTCTCGATCTCGCCGGCCAGATCCTGCAGCACCCGCAGCTCGGTGCGCGCCACGTTGCGCAGCACCAGAGCGAGCAGCGGCAGCACTGCGCCGAGCGGAATGATCAGGCCGAAGAGCGTGCGGTTGAGGGCGCGGCGGCGTTCGTCGAGCGGGTCCGCCACCTGGAAGAACAGGCCCAGGGTCGGGTGTCGCACGGTGTAGATGCGCCAGGTCGGGTTGTTCGCGAAGCCGGCGGCCAGCGGCACGTCGAAGGTGTCCGCGGGCGCCTCGGCGGAGCGCAGCATCACATGCTCGTGCAGGTCGACGATCTGGTAGATCACCGCGTCTTCCGAGAACAGCTGCTTGGGCGCGATCAGCGGTTCGCGCGGCGGCTCCTGGCCCGGGTGCTGCAGCTTTTCCAGTTCCTGCACTGCCATCGCGAACATGCGGTGCGAGACCTCGACCAGTTCGTTGTCGAAGTTGTGGTTGATCTCGCGGTCCACATACCAGACCACGGCGAACACGCACAGCAGCCAAACGCCGCCGACCCAGACGATCAGCGTGCGGGTCAGCCGGCCGGCGAGCGAGTCGCGGCCGGCCGCGAAGCTGCTGGAGCTCATTCGTCGTCGTCCACAGAGAACGACAGCCGGTAGCCGAGGCCGCGCAGCGTCTGGATGTGGCTGCGTCCGAGCTTGCGCCGCAGGCGGCTGATGAAGACTTCGAGCGTGTTGCTGTCGGCCTCGTCGCCGAAGCCGTAGAGCGCATCGGCGAGGTTCTCGCGCGTGTGAATGCGTTCGGGCCGTGTGGCCATGACGCGCAGCAGCGCCCATTCCTTCTGCGTCAGCGTGATCGGCGAGCCGTCTTTGCGCACCATGTCGTGCGCCAGGTCGATCTCGAGCGTGCCGAGCTGCAGCACCGGCGAACTGCTGGAGCTGCGGCGCCGCTCGACCGCGCGCAGGCGCGCCAGCAGTTCGGCGGGGTCATAAGGCTTGATGAGGTAGTCGTCGGCGCCGGCGTCCAGGCCGCGGATGCGGTCTGTTACCTGGTCGCGCGCCGTCAGCACGATGACGATGGGGCGCTCGGGCAGGGCGCGAATCTGCGGCAGCAGCGAGAGGCCGTCGCCGTCGCCCAGGTGCAGGTCGAGCAGCACGGCTGCGTACTGTACCGAGAGCAAGGCGCCGCGCGCGTCGGCCAGACTGGGCGCCACGTCGACCACGAAAGCCTTGGCCAACAGATAGCTGCAGACGGCATCTGCCAATGCACTGTCATCTTCGACCAGCAATATGCGCACGCATGTCTTTCCAAGAAAAATTGCAGTCTAGCGTCACCGAGTTGCACCGGGCCTTTCAGTCAGGTTCGGTTCATCTTGCTTCAGGCTCGGTTCATTCCGCAAACGTAGGCTCGCGACTGTTTTTCAGTCCTGCCTTCGTCCATGACTCGCTTTCCCAATTTTCGTCTGGGGGTTCTGACCCTCATCGCACTGGTTGCACTGATGGCGTGGGACGCGACGGGCGGGGATCTGATGCTGGCGCGCATGGCAGGTTCCCACATCGGGTTTCCCCTGCGCGACAGCCCTTTCATGGTTCATGTGATGCATGAGGGCGCTCGCGACCTCAGCTGGGTGCTCGTGATCACGCTGTTCGCCGCGATCCGCTGGCCCTTCGGCCTGCTGCGCCGCCTGAGCACCGGCGGCCGAGTGCAATTGGCCCTGACCGTGCTGGGCTCGGTGATTGCCGTCAGCCTGCTCAAGCATGCCAGCCACACCAGCTGCCCCTGGGACCTGCAGGAGTTCGGCGGCATGGCGCGTTACGTGTCGCACTGGTCATGGGGCGTCGACGACGGCGGCCCTGGCGGGTGCTTCCCGGCTGGCCACGCGTCGGCTGCTTTCGCCTACGTGGGCGGGTATTTCGTGCTGCGCCGGGTGTCGTCCCGCGCTGCAGCAATCTGGCTGGGGGTTGCGTTGGTTGCAGGGCTCGTGCTGGGTGTGTCGCAGCAGCTGCGCGGCGCCCACTACATGAGCCACACGCTCTGGACGGCCTGGGTCTGCTGGGTGGTGGGCTTTGCCATCGAGGTGGGGGTAACGCGCTTCGGCTCGCGCGCAGTGAGGCCGGCGGTGCCCGCACATGCAGGATCTTGATTTCGCGCTGTTCAGGCTGGTCAACGCGGGCATGTCGGTGCCGGCGTGGAGCCTGGGCTTCGCCGAGTTTTCCTCCGACCTGCTGCCGGCTCTGTTGACGCTCGGCATCGGGGTTTGTGCACTGTTCAGCCGGCGCTGGCGCTATGCGCTGTTCACGGTGCTGATGAGTGTGCTGGCCGTGTGGCTGATCGTGAACATGATCCGTGCGGTGGCGCCGATTCCCCGGCCTGCGTTCTATGGCCTGGGCATCCAGTGGGTGCCGCAGGGCGTGCGGCCCGGTTTCCCGAGCCTGCATGCGGCCGGCACCTTTGCCGCGGCCTTTGCGCTCTG
This is a stretch of genomic DNA from Variovorax paradoxus. It encodes these proteins:
- a CDS encoding sensor histidine kinase; this encodes MSSSSFAAGRDSLAGRLTRTLIVWVGGVWLLCVFAVVWYVDREINHNFDNELVEVSHRMFAMAVQELEKLQHPGQEPPREPLIAPKQLFSEDAVIYQIVDLHEHVMLRSAEAPADTFDVPLAAGFANNPTWRIYTVRHPTLGLFFQVADPLDERRRALNRTLFGLIIPLGAVLPLLALVLRNVARTELRVLQDLAGEIEKRSGADLSPIALPGGLPKELRTVGDHVNRLLERLSHSLDVERALAANAAHELRTPLAAARLRLQTALEHDLQRNDVQAALDALRTLSHRTEKLLQLSRAESGASLARTRVDLVQLAGTVAQEFWQDPQNAERLMLKVPDSVVPLALGDVDALAIALRNLVENALRYGGGRVVIEVMAPCTLAVRDTGHGVTPAQLETLRERHVRHSSDRAGYGLGISIVGTIVEKHGAKLELSSPPVGAAHGFEARIVLRPA
- a CDS encoding DMT family transporter, with the translated sequence MVGHFGMVDITASRFAVFGAVSALAVFARPSAVRWPSGRQALAALGLSVLGFTGYYLLLAFGIEAAGTEVPSLIIGTIPVWMMLLGRPVGLQMRALLPGLLLTGAGIALMIYGAWSAQHGAGSGGARFGWGIALALAAMASWTVYGLLNAAWLQRHTELNATDWANWLGVATGLGALLLWLVAGSDVATLKAQPDGMLFVWIALASGFGSSWLATILWNVASQRLSASLCGQLIVSETLFALFYSFVWDGRWPQAAEWAAALLFVLGILASIKAHR
- a CDS encoding acyl-CoA thioesterase; translated protein: MRIEIPEKKKLVYETSIPIRWGDMDAMGHLNNGTYFRYLETARIDWMHSIGFEPEPSGEGMVIVNAFCNFYRQIEYPGNVLLKMYVSDPGRTTFESWGIMAREEEPDVICAAGGATTIWVDFPKQKALALPDWLRALVSE
- a CDS encoding SDR family oxidoreductase — its product is MAYSIDLSGRVAFVTGASSGLGAQFAKTLARAGAAVVLASRRVERLKELRARIEGEGGDAHVVELDVTDIGSIKAAVARAETEVGAIDILVNNSGVSTTQRLEDVTPDDYDYIFDTNVKGSFFVAQEVGKRMLARAKGTAPGTYIGGRIINIASAAALKVMPQIGTYCMSKIAVVQMTKAMALEWGRFGINVNALCPGYITTELNEEHWSTEGGAKLVNMLPRKRVGKPEDLDGLIVLLASGQSHFVNGAVIAADDGFSL
- a CDS encoding phosphatase PAP2 family protein, yielding MTRFPNFRLGVLTLIALVALMAWDATGGDLMLARMAGSHIGFPLRDSPFMVHVMHEGARDLSWVLVITLFAAIRWPFGLLRRLSTGGRVQLALTVLGSVIAVSLLKHASHTSCPWDLQEFGGMARYVSHWSWGVDDGGPGGCFPAGHASAAFAYVGGYFVLRRVSSRAAAIWLGVALVAGLVLGVSQQLRGAHYMSHTLWTAWVCWVVGFAIEVGVTRFGSRAVRPAVPAHAGS
- a CDS encoding M949_RS01915 family surface polysaccharide biosynthesis protein, whose product is MKRKLLALTLLALLATGSHAQKTPPGKNECAANAPYLSAEALKKAGLELPAFKRYCYTDKSGSYVLLLGEKQDEPYAGELLSSAIQASLYKVGGDNTLTREWSIRDFANKDEAGVNFRSKLIELADIDGDGLVDPILVYRFFNPVDSDHIDNDDYVGRIKIVTFHLGRKATIHAITGHLDGDRKTTANDNYFALPKPVQRHLVKKMKAMYDAEQFGFDNSYDFVPKRETARR
- a CDS encoding phosphatase PAP2 family protein — its product is MQDLDFALFRLVNAGMSVPAWSLGFAEFSSDLLPALLTLGIGVCALFSRRWRYALFTVLMSVLAVWLIVNMIRAVAPIPRPAFYGLGIQWVPQGVRPGFPSLHAAGTFAAAFALWCLPSRWPMLAALLVAAVVAWSRVYLGLHFPSDIVAAAMLGALVSIVVERGVSRPLSLAASGAYVARRRSKMRMLRMRRASLNTD
- a CDS encoding response regulator transcription factor — protein: MRILLVEDDSALADAVCSYLLAKAFVVDVAPSLADARGALLSVQYAAVLLDLHLGDGDGLSLLPQIRALPERPIVIVLTARDQVTDRIRGLDAGADDYLIKPYDPAELLARLRAVERRRSSSSSPVLQLGTLEIDLAHDMVRKDGSPITLTQKEWALLRVMATRPERIHTRENLADALYGFGDEADSNTLEVFISRLRRKLGRSHIQTLRGLGYRLSFSVDDDE